One stretch of Pradoshia sp. D12 DNA includes these proteins:
- a CDS encoding saccharopine dehydrogenase family protein yields MGKALIIGCGGVASVAINKCVQNSEVFEEICIASRTKSKCDDLKAKLDGGKTKITTAQVDANNVDELIALIEEVKPDIVMNLALPYQDLTIMDACLATKIHYMDTANYEPEDTAKFEYKWQWDYRERFEEVGITALLGSGFDPGVTGVFSAHALKHHFDEIEYIDILDCNAGDHGYPFATNFNPEINIREVTANGSYWENGQWVETEPMEIKRTYNFPEIGDKDMYLLHHEEIESLALNIPGIKRIRFFMTFGQSYLTHLKCLENVGMTSIEPIEFEGKEIIPLQFLKAVLPDPSSLGPRTKGKTNIGCIFRGKKDGKDKTYYVYNVCDHEACYKEVGSQAVAYTTGVPAMIGAMMVMNGNWNKPGVYNIEEFDPDPFMEALNKWGLPWKESFDPELVD; encoded by the coding sequence ATGGGAAAAGCACTGATTATTGGTTGTGGCGGAGTAGCCTCTGTGGCAATAAACAAATGTGTACAAAACAGTGAGGTATTTGAAGAGATTTGTATTGCAAGTCGTACTAAGTCCAAATGTGATGATTTAAAAGCTAAGCTTGACGGCGGTAAGACAAAAATTACAACGGCTCAGGTGGATGCAAACAATGTGGATGAGCTAATTGCTTTAATAGAAGAAGTGAAACCAGATATAGTCATGAACCTTGCCTTACCATATCAGGATTTAACGATTATGGATGCCTGTCTTGCAACTAAAATTCATTATATGGATACAGCTAATTATGAGCCTGAAGATACAGCGAAGTTTGAATATAAATGGCAATGGGATTACCGTGAGCGCTTTGAAGAAGTGGGTATTACTGCATTATTAGGAAGCGGATTTGATCCTGGCGTTACAGGAGTATTCTCAGCCCATGCCTTAAAACATCATTTTGATGAAATTGAATACATTGATATTTTAGACTGTAATGCAGGTGACCATGGTTATCCTTTTGCAACAAACTTTAATCCTGAAATAAATATCCGTGAAGTAACAGCAAATGGCTCCTATTGGGAAAATGGCCAATGGGTAGAAACAGAGCCAATGGAAATTAAACGTACGTACAATTTCCCTGAGATCGGTGACAAAGATATGTATCTATTACATCATGAAGAAATTGAATCACTTGCTTTGAATATTCCTGGCATTAAGCGGATTCGTTTCTTTATGACATTTGGGCAAAGTTATCTCACTCATTTAAAATGTCTAGAAAATGTTGGGATGACATCTATTGAGCCAATCGAATTTGAAGGGAAAGAAATCATACCTCTTCAATTTTTAAAAGCAGTACTTCCAGACCCTTCTTCACTTGGTCCGCGTACAAAAGGAAAAACGAATATTGGCTGTATTTTCCGCGGTAAAAAAGATGGAAAAGATAAAACTTATTATGTATACAATGTTTGTGATCATGAAGCGTGTTACAAAGAAGTGGGATCACAGGCGGTTGCTTATACAACAGGGGTTCCTGCAATGATTGGTGCGATGATGGTTATGAACGGAAATTGGAACAAGCCTGGTGTTTACAATATTGAGGAATTTGATCCAGATCCGTTCATGGAAGCATTGAATAAATGGGGACTTCCTTGGAAAGAAAGCTTTGATCCGGAGTTAGTAGACTAA
- a CDS encoding DUF3953 domain-containing protein, with the protein MLKILRYVFSTVVLIFVLYGFITRSFAYQPFMIFFLGLMMLIIGLEEYQKGRKLISWVSLGGFLFAMYVAIEGFILN; encoded by the coding sequence ATGCTGAAAATTTTACGCTATGTTTTTTCAACGGTAGTTTTAATATTTGTATTATACGGATTTATTACTAGAAGCTTTGCGTACCAACCATTTATGATTTTTTTCTTAGGGTTAATGATGTTAATCATTGGATTAGAAGAATATCAAAAAGGACGAAAACTGATTAGTTGGGTGAGTCTAGGTGGATTTTTGTTTGCCATGTATGTAGCAATTGAAGGTTTTATACTGAATTAA
- a CDS encoding PepSY domain-containing protein → MLTKYKNMVVENKKKIIGGFIAIIVLGIAIVGGYVGMGYYYANKNDNYTEAQIKEIALKQIDGEVISVQKEFNLEDDRISRSEYEYDVEIKTSENLLKTITVKGRTGTIEIDDDFDDDHISRSEFDDKN, encoded by the coding sequence ATGTTAACAAAATACAAAAACATGGTAGTAGAAAATAAAAAGAAAATAATCGGTGGCTTTATTGCCATAATTGTTCTTGGAATCGCCATTGTAGGCGGTTATGTTGGAATGGGTTATTACTATGCAAATAAGAATGACAACTATACAGAAGCACAAATTAAAGAAATAGCTTTGAAGCAAATTGATGGAGAAGTTATCAGTGTTCAAAAAGAATTCAATTTGGAGGATGACCGTATTTCCCGTTCTGAATACGAATACGATGTTGAAATTAAAACTTCAGAAAATCTTTTGAAAACAATCACTGTAAAAGGTAGAACAGGTACTATAGAAATAGATGATGATTTTGACGATGATCATATTTCCCGTTCCGAATTTGATGATAAAAATTAA
- the nspC gene encoding carboxynorspermidine decarboxylase, whose amino-acid sequence MRFDQLPTPSYVVDEGLLEKNLKILKGVMGRTGCKIILAQKAFSMHAMYPLIGQYLSGTAASGLYEAKLGYEEMGKENHVFSPAYREDEIDEIISICDHIIFNSFSQLERFGDKVLQAGKSIGLRINPECSTQEGHEIYDPCTRGSRFGITADEFRPDLLEGVSGLHFHTLCEQDSDALAQTLNAVEEKFGKWLPQMKWINFGGGHHITRDGYNIGLLEDCITRIQKTYDLEVYLEPGEAIALNAGFLVTTVLDTLKNDLEIAILDTSASCHMPDVLEMPYRPPLLGSGEPGEKAHTYRLGGPTCLTGDIIGDYSFDQPLKSNDRLVFGDMAIYSMVKNNTFNGMALPTIAVQDKNGECRILHKFNYMDFKNRLS is encoded by the coding sequence ATGCGCTTTGATCAATTACCAACACCATCTTATGTGGTAGATGAAGGTCTACTCGAGAAAAACCTAAAAATTTTAAAGGGTGTAATGGGTCGAACCGGATGTAAAATTATCCTGGCACAAAAAGCATTTTCTATGCATGCAATGTATCCGTTAATCGGTCAGTATTTGAGTGGGACTGCTGCGAGCGGATTGTATGAAGCTAAGCTTGGCTATGAGGAGATGGGAAAGGAAAATCATGTGTTTTCCCCAGCCTACCGCGAAGATGAGATAGATGAAATTATCTCTATTTGTGATCATATTATCTTCAATTCTTTTTCACAGCTTGAGAGATTTGGGGATAAAGTACTCCAGGCAGGTAAAAGCATAGGCCTCCGTATTAATCCAGAATGTTCGACTCAAGAGGGCCATGAAATCTATGATCCATGCACTAGAGGATCCAGATTTGGTATAACGGCTGATGAATTTCGTCCAGATTTGCTGGAAGGTGTATCGGGATTACATTTCCATACGCTTTGTGAACAGGATTCGGATGCCTTGGCACAAACCCTCAATGCTGTCGAAGAGAAATTTGGAAAATGGCTGCCGCAAATGAAATGGATTAATTTTGGCGGTGGCCACCATATTACAAGAGATGGGTATAATATAGGCCTGCTGGAGGACTGTATTACCCGTATTCAGAAGACATATGATTTGGAGGTTTATCTTGAGCCGGGTGAAGCAATTGCTCTTAATGCCGGATTTCTTGTGACAACGGTTCTTGATACATTAAAGAATGATTTGGAAATTGCTATCCTCGATACTTCGGCTTCCTGTCATATGCCGGATGTGTTGGAAATGCCATATCGCCCTCCGCTTCTTGGTAGTGGTGAACCCGGTGAAAAGGCCCATACGTACAGATTAGGCGGTCCAACCTGCTTAACAGGGGATATTATTGGAGATTATTCATTCGATCAGCCGTTAAAAAGTAATGACCGATTGGTTTTTGGGGATATGGCGATTTATTCGATGGTTAAAAACAATACATTTAACGGAATGGCCCTGCCGACAATTGCTGTACAGGACAAGAATGGTGAATGCCGCATTTTGCATAAATTTAATTATATGGATTTTAAAAATAGACTATCTTAA
- a CDS encoding response regulator transcription factor: MRILIVEDEKDLQNVLANRLKVENYSVDACGNGSDALDYISMASYDLIVLDIMIPEVNGLEVLQHIREEGNRTPVLLLTAKDTIEDRVKGLDLGADDYLIKPFAFDELLARIRVLMRRQSGNTSNVYEIGDLVVDCNTHKVTRQGKNIDLSSKEFAILEYMIRNKDIVLSRDNIEQHVWNYDYEGGSNIVDVYIRYLRKKIDNDFEIKLIHTIRGSGYVLRIES, translated from the coding sequence ATGCGGATTCTCATAGTCGAAGATGAAAAAGATTTACAAAACGTTCTTGCAAACCGTTTAAAAGTGGAAAATTACAGTGTGGACGCATGTGGAAATGGGTCTGATGCACTCGATTATATTTCCATGGCTTCTTATGATTTGATTGTGTTAGATATAATGATTCCAGAAGTAAATGGACTGGAAGTTTTGCAGCATATAAGAGAAGAAGGGAATCGTACTCCTGTTTTATTGTTAACCGCAAAAGATACGATTGAAGATCGGGTCAAAGGACTGGATTTAGGCGCAGATGATTATTTAATCAAACCATTTGCCTTCGATGAACTACTGGCCAGGATACGGGTGTTAATGCGCCGGCAATCAGGTAACACATCCAACGTTTATGAAATAGGCGATTTAGTAGTGGACTGTAATACCCATAAGGTAACGCGACAGGGTAAAAATATTGACCTTTCCAGCAAGGAGTTTGCAATTTTGGAATATATGATTCGCAATAAAGATATTGTATTGTCTCGAGATAATATTGAACAGCATGTTTGGAATTATGATTATGAAGGCGGCTCAAATATCGTTGATGTTTATATTCGTTATCTAAGAAAGAAGATAGACAATGATTTTGAAATCAAGCTTATCCATACCATAAGAGGATCTGGCTACGTATTGAGGATAGAGTCATGA
- a CDS encoding transcriptional regulator, translating into MAIDPNAPIFNMAIRTADMIVKMFGPRCEVAVHDFADLKKSLVYLAGNVTGREIGSPCTDLVLNELTKPVSDIEDIPNYKTRLINGITMKSSTIFLRDVENHVIGAICINYDISMMIQYEAEIQDFISFTETEEKSENFYSTVQEVIQDMVDQVLSGFKKPPSMLSLEEKIECVRLLQEKGAFLIKGSTDYLASVLGVSKFTIYNYLQKIRTQIDYQLEYQVK; encoded by the coding sequence ATGGCGATAGATCCGAATGCACCGATTTTTAATATGGCGATACGCACAGCAGATATGATTGTTAAAATGTTTGGGCCGCGCTGTGAAGTGGCGGTACATGATTTTGCAGATTTAAAAAAATCTCTTGTCTATTTAGCCGGCAATGTTACAGGAAGAGAAATAGGTAGTCCATGTACGGATTTAGTATTAAACGAATTGACTAAACCTGTATCTGACATAGAGGATATTCCAAACTATAAAACCAGATTGATAAATGGAATCACAATGAAATCATCGACCATTTTTCTGCGGGATGTGGAAAATCATGTTATTGGGGCTATTTGCATTAATTATGATATTTCAATGATGATTCAATACGAGGCAGAAATTCAGGATTTCATTTCTTTTACTGAAACAGAAGAGAAGTCTGAAAACTTTTATTCGACCGTACAGGAAGTCATTCAAGATATGGTTGATCAAGTTTTATCCGGTTTTAAGAAACCGCCATCCATGTTGAGTCTAGAAGAGAAAATAGAATGTGTAAGATTATTACAGGAAAAAGGTGCTTTCCTAATTAAAGGTTCAACAGACTATTTAGCATCCGTTTTAGGAGTATCGAAGTTTACAATCTATAATTATTTGCAAAAAATACGCACACAAATAGATTACCAATTAGAATATCAGGTGAAATAA
- a CDS encoding DHA2 family efflux MFS transporter permease subunit: MNKQIQIKTGPIMAALLVAGFVGLFSETALNIALGQLSQIFSVDATTIQWLATGYFLTLGILVPVTGILMQKFTTRQMFMAALFFSLIGTVLAALAPTFSVLLTARIIQAAGLAIILPLTQSVIFTIFPPNKRGAAMGTMGLVILAGPAFGPTLAGMILDTLSWHWIFWFTIPFLLISLIIGYIYIPNVNEIRNVSIDILSVVLSTIGFGGVVYGVSVGGELGWTNATVLGTIIIGLIALLFFCIRQNKMEHPMLNLKAFRYPMFVLGLAMNIITFLNMLSMLVVLPMYMQMALIVSAFVTGLMMLPGSLINCVLAPIIGKLFDKYGPRAVITPGTILVVIGYGLYASYGTDTALWIMVLTHIVMMLGVGMVLASVQTNTLNALPRQYYPDGIAITQTSQQVAGAIGIAVMVSLFSMKQADYLSGAANDLTAAAATGSAFVFKISLILAIINVVLSFFLKKTQ, from the coding sequence GTGAATAAACAAATACAAATCAAAACGGGACCGATAATGGCTGCCCTCTTGGTAGCAGGATTTGTCGGGCTTTTTAGTGAAACAGCTTTAAATATAGCATTAGGACAATTAAGCCAAATTTTTAGTGTGGATGCAACAACCATTCAGTGGTTGGCAACAGGCTACTTTTTAACACTTGGTATTTTAGTACCAGTTACAGGTATTTTAATGCAAAAATTCACGACACGCCAAATGTTCATGGCAGCTTTATTTTTCTCTCTTATAGGGACAGTTTTAGCTGCTTTAGCACCCACATTTAGCGTACTTTTAACAGCACGTATTATTCAAGCCGCTGGGTTGGCTATCATTTTACCTTTAACACAAAGTGTTATTTTCACGATTTTCCCGCCAAATAAACGTGGAGCTGCAATGGGAACAATGGGATTAGTTATTTTAGCTGGACCAGCTTTTGGACCAACCTTAGCAGGCATGATTTTAGACACCTTATCTTGGCATTGGATTTTCTGGTTCACCATTCCATTCTTATTAATTTCACTAATCATTGGCTATATCTATATACCGAATGTTAATGAAATCCGTAATGTCTCAATTGATATTTTATCTGTAGTATTATCTACAATTGGTTTTGGTGGTGTTGTATACGGTGTAAGTGTCGGTGGAGAGCTTGGCTGGACAAATGCAACAGTATTAGGAACAATTATTATCGGCTTAATCGCATTACTATTCTTCTGTATCCGTCAAAATAAGATGGAACACCCAATGTTAAACTTAAAAGCATTTAGATACCCAATGTTCGTTTTAGGTCTTGCTATGAATATTATTACCTTCCTCAACATGCTTTCCATGCTTGTTGTTTTACCAATGTATATGCAAATGGCCCTTATCGTTTCAGCATTTGTAACAGGATTAATGATGCTTCCGGGGAGTTTAATCAACTGTGTACTTGCGCCGATAATTGGTAAATTATTTGACAAATATGGACCACGTGCCGTGATTACTCCAGGTACAATTCTTGTTGTCATTGGATATGGACTTTATGCATCATACGGAACAGATACCGCTCTTTGGATTATGGTATTGACACATATCGTGATGATGTTAGGTGTTGGTATGGTCTTAGCATCCGTACAAACAAATACACTGAATGCATTACCTAGACAATATTATCCAGATGGTATTGCAATTACACAAACGTCTCAGCAAGTAGCCGGAGCTATAGGTATTGCGGTAATGGTATCTCTATTCTCTATGAAACAAGCTGATTACTTATCCGGTGCAGCCAATGATTTAACTGCAGCTGCAGCTACTGGTTCAGCATTTGTATTTAAGATCAGTTTAATTTTAGCTATCATAAATGTCGTTCTTTCATTCTTCTTGAAAAAAACACAGTAA
- the speE gene encoding polyamine aminopropyltransferase, whose product MELWFHERSTAEVKLSIKVDKHLYSEQSEFQRIDIFESNEFGRFLTLDGYMMMTEKDEFIYHEMITHVPMAVHPNPRKVLVIGAGDGGVVRELTRYQQIEHIDMVEIDEKVVEACKNYLPLTASKLDDERVHIHYEDGLKFVRSCENQYDLIIVDSTDPFGPGEGLFTKEFYGNCYKALHEDGIMVNQHESPFYAEDRAAMQRAHQRIIDCFPISRVYQAHIPSYPSGHWLFGFASKKYQPLADLNQEAWKQLGIKTRYYNPNLHRGSFALPTYVEELLRDVEDIP is encoded by the coding sequence ATGGAGTTGTGGTTTCATGAACGTAGCACGGCAGAAGTAAAGCTTTCCATCAAGGTGGACAAGCATTTATACAGTGAACAGAGCGAATTTCAGAGGATTGATATCTTTGAATCGAACGAGTTTGGGAGATTTTTGACCCTGGATGGCTATATGATGATGACTGAAAAAGATGAGTTTATTTATCATGAGATGATTACCCATGTACCTATGGCTGTTCATCCAAATCCACGGAAGGTTTTGGTTATTGGTGCAGGGGATGGCGGTGTTGTACGTGAGCTAACCCGTTATCAACAGATTGAACATATTGACATGGTGGAAATTGACGAAAAGGTAGTTGAAGCCTGTAAGAATTATTTGCCGTTAACAGCTTCCAAGCTTGATGACGAACGGGTTCATATTCATTATGAGGATGGGCTGAAATTTGTTCGCTCCTGTGAAAATCAATATGATTTGATCATCGTGGATTCAACCGACCCATTCGGACCGGGTGAAGGCTTGTTTACGAAAGAATTTTACGGTAATTGCTACAAGGCCTTACATGAAGATGGAATTATGGTAAATCAGCATGAGAGTCCGTTTTATGCAGAAGACAGGGCAGCGATGCAGAGGGCGCACCAACGGATTATCGACTGTTTCCCAATTAGCAGGGTATATCAGGCACATATTCCATCCTACCCGTCCGGCCACTGGTTGTTTGGATTTGCATCCAAAAAATATCAACCTCTTGCAGATTTAAATCAAGAGGCTTGGAAACAGTTAGGTATTAAAACACGCTATTACAATCCTAATTTACACCGTGGTTCCTTTGCTTTGCCAACGTATGTGGAGGAGCTGCTGAGGGACGTGGAAGATATTCCATGA
- a CDS encoding YceI family protein, translated as MAKWIVDQSHSTIGFAVKHMMVSKVKGKFDSYTADIEAADLTDLTTAQIAFQFDPASINTFSEDRDTHLKSAEFFDVEEYPTIEFKSTSITRSGDDYKVTGDLTIKDITKSVTFDVEFGGKGKNPWGVEVYGFEGDAKINREDFGLTYNAALETGGVLIGKDIKIEIELEINPAA; from the coding sequence ATGGCGAAATGGATAGTTGACCAGTCTCATTCAACAATTGGCTTTGCAGTGAAACATATGATGGTATCAAAGGTAAAAGGAAAATTTGATTCGTATACAGCAGATATTGAAGCTGCGGATTTAACAGATTTGACAACAGCTCAAATTGCATTTCAATTTGATCCAGCAAGTATTAACACTTTTTCAGAAGATCGTGATACACACTTGAAATCTGCTGAATTTTTTGATGTGGAAGAATATCCTACAATCGAATTTAAATCTACAAGCATTACAAGATCTGGGGATGACTATAAAGTAACTGGTGATCTGACTATTAAGGATATAACAAAGTCAGTTACATTCGATGTCGAATTTGGCGGAAAAGGCAAAAATCCTTGGGGAGTTGAAGTATACGGTTTTGAAGGGGACGCGAAGATTAACCGAGAAGATTTTGGTCTTACTTATAATGCAGCACTTGAAACGGGCGGCGTTTTAATTGGTAAAGATATTAAAATAGAAATAGAATTAGAGATTAACCCGGCAGCATAA
- a CDS encoding sensor histidine kinase: MKKLSIKMKITLWYTGLIVIIMAMVLSIILASSDKILLLNIQDQLEESVKEGFRDIDYENGHLEVDNDFEYYDDGVTLLIYDKNGALLEGNVPSGFNGDTPMNKDGLQTIEQNGQEWLLYDHPYKKFNDEIWIRGVYQLNQLSSAMNTILLVTLIAFPFLIIVAATGGYSITKRAFRPVQKMIDTVSEINDGQDLSKRINLKGSNDEIHALAQTFDRMFDRLQSSFENEKQFTSDASHELRTPTSVIISQSEYALSQIDDSKEVKKSLEVILKQSQKMSSLISQLLLLARVDQQNMDHFLFERLNISELTEMIAEELTYMADKADIEIITDLEDNLFIKADQTLIMRLLMNLITNAVAYGRPGGYVKIKSYQQGNHVIGEISDNGIGISAEHINKIWDRFYRVDPSRTSTANGNTGLGLSIVKWIVSLHGGTIDVSSELDKGSTFKFRLPIGY, translated from the coding sequence ATGAAAAAATTATCTATTAAAATGAAGATCACTCTCTGGTATACGGGCCTGATTGTGATTATTATGGCTATGGTATTAAGTATTATTTTGGCCTCTTCCGATAAAATTCTTCTGTTAAATATCCAGGACCAACTCGAGGAATCAGTAAAAGAAGGTTTTAGAGATATAGATTATGAAAACGGACATTTAGAGGTAGATAATGATTTTGAGTATTATGATGATGGGGTCACTCTTTTAATTTACGATAAAAATGGTGCTTTACTGGAAGGCAATGTTCCATCTGGATTTAACGGGGACACACCAATGAATAAGGATGGACTTCAAACCATTGAACAGAATGGACAGGAATGGCTATTATATGATCACCCATATAAAAAATTTAATGATGAGATATGGATTCGAGGCGTTTATCAATTAAATCAATTATCGTCAGCCATGAACACCATTTTACTTGTGACGCTAATTGCTTTTCCATTCCTTATTATTGTAGCAGCTACCGGCGGATATTCTATTACAAAAAGAGCGTTTCGTCCCGTACAAAAAATGATTGATACAGTCAGCGAAATTAACGACGGACAAGATTTATCAAAACGTATCAACCTTAAAGGATCAAATGATGAAATTCATGCTTTGGCACAGACCTTTGATCGAATGTTCGATAGATTACAATCTTCATTTGAGAATGAAAAACAATTTACTTCTGATGCCTCTCATGAATTAAGGACACCTACTTCTGTCATCATCTCTCAATCTGAATACGCCTTATCTCAAATTGATGATTCAAAAGAAGTAAAGAAATCCCTTGAGGTCATTCTAAAACAATCCCAAAAAATGTCCTCTCTCATTTCGCAATTACTTTTACTGGCCAGAGTTGATCAGCAGAATATGGACCATTTTCTATTTGAAAGGCTTAATATTAGTGAGTTAACAGAAATGATAGCAGAAGAATTAACCTATATGGCTGATAAAGCTGATATTGAGATAATTACAGACCTAGAGGATAATCTTTTTATAAAAGCAGATCAAACGTTAATCATGAGATTACTTATGAACCTGATTACGAATGCGGTTGCCTATGGAAGGCCTGGCGGATATGTAAAGATTAAATCATATCAGCAGGGTAATCATGTGATAGGTGAGATTTCGGATAATGGAATTGGCATTAGTGCAGAACATATAAATAAAATATGGGATCGTTTTTATCGCGTCGATCCTTCTCGCACCTCAACTGCTAACGGCAATACAGGTCTTGGCTTGTCGATCGTAAAATGGATTGTCAGTCTGCACGGCGGCACCATTGATGTATCAAGTGAATTAGATAAAGGAAGTACCTTTAAGTTTCGTTTACCTATAGGCTATTAA
- a CDS encoding YdhK family protein: protein MLKRLSLLSLLTVCILVLGACSQTTEEDQTEDTNNKELQHDTQSHDMKGMNHSGSGEVPEDLKVAENPTFKVGSHAILKDGHMEGMKSAEATIIGAYDTTAYRISYNPATGGERVKNHKWIIHEEIKDSGEESLQPGAEAITTASHMDGMKGTTVKIESAQETTVYMIDYKPTTGGEEVTNHKWVTDDELMLVE, encoded by the coding sequence ATGTTAAAAAGACTTTCTCTCTTATCTCTGCTAACGGTATGTATTCTTGTGCTGGGTGCTTGCTCTCAAACAACTGAGGAAGACCAAACTGAGGATACTAATAATAAAGAATTGCAACATGATACACAATCTCATGATATGAAGGGAATGAATCATTCAGGTTCTGGTGAGGTTCCGGAAGATTTAAAAGTGGCTGAAAATCCTACTTTTAAAGTTGGAAGCCATGCAATCCTTAAAGATGGACATATGGAAGGTATGAAAAGTGCTGAAGCCACCATCATTGGAGCTTATGACACAACCGCATACCGCATTTCTTACAATCCAGCTACAGGTGGGGAAAGGGTGAAAAATCATAAGTGGATTATTCATGAAGAGATAAAAGATAGTGGAGAGGAATCTTTGCAGCCTGGTGCAGAAGCCATTACGACTGCCTCTCATATGGATGGAATGAAGGGTACCACTGTAAAAATTGAATCAGCACAAGAAACGACTGTTTATATGATTGATTACAAACCAACAACAGGTGGGGAAGAAGTAACTAATCACAAATGGGTGACAGATGACGAATTGATGCTTGTTGAATAA
- a CDS encoding ring-cleaving dioxygenase, whose protein sequence is MNELKGLHHVTAITSSAEKIYEFFTGVLGIRLVKKTVNQDDIKTYHLFFSDDVGSPGTDMTFFDFPSISKGIHGNNEISKTSFRVPSDAALDYWIKRFDKYEVKHTGIQEWFGKKTVSFTDFDDQSYQLISDQSNEGVASGTPWQKGPVPLEYAITGLGPIFIRTSNFDYLKKLMEEVLLFRVLDSHESYHLFEMGEGGNGAQVIVEHNTTLPQAQQGFGTVHHVAFRVNDRSELKDWQKRLQAFNIPNSGYVERYYFGSLYARLAPHILFEFATDGPGFMEDEPYETLGEKLSLPPFLEEKREQIESIVRSINTVRSTLTFEKEYL, encoded by the coding sequence TTGAATGAATTAAAAGGATTGCACCATGTGACTGCGATTACGAGCAGTGCAGAAAAAATTTATGAATTCTTTACAGGGGTTCTTGGTATACGCTTAGTGAAGAAAACCGTCAACCAGGATGATATTAAAACGTATCATTTATTTTTTTCAGATGATGTCGGCTCCCCGGGTACAGATATGACTTTCTTTGATTTCCCTAGTATTTCAAAGGGAATTCACGGGAACAATGAAATTTCGAAAACATCTTTCCGAGTTCCAAGTGACGCAGCTCTAGACTATTGGATTAAACGGTTTGATAAATACGAAGTTAAACATACAGGAATTCAAGAATGGTTCGGCAAAAAAACAGTGTCCTTTACTGATTTTGATGATCAGTCATATCAACTAATTTCTGATCAGAGTAATGAGGGAGTAGCTTCCGGAACGCCTTGGCAAAAGGGGCCTGTCCCATTGGAATATGCTATTACAGGATTGGGTCCAATATTTATTCGTACCTCTAATTTCGATTATTTAAAAAAACTTATGGAAGAGGTTTTGTTGTTTAGAGTGTTAGACAGCCATGAATCTTATCATTTGTTTGAAATGGGCGAAGGAGGCAATGGAGCACAGGTTATTGTAGAACACAATACAACTCTTCCACAGGCACAGCAAGGCTTTGGTACAGTTCACCATGTGGCATTTCGCGTGAATGACCGCTCAGAGCTGAAGGATTGGCAAAAACGTTTGCAGGCATTTAATATACCCAATTCAGGTTATGTAGAACGTTATTATTTTGGTTCACTCTATGCAAGATTGGCACCGCATATTTTATTTGAATTTGCAACGGACGGTCCTGGATTTATGGAGGATGAACCATATGAAACTCTTGGAGAAAAATTATCCTTGCCGCCATTTTTAGAAGAAAAACGAGAACAAATTGAAAGTATAGTTCGATCCATTAATACGGTTCGCAGTACCTTAACGTTTGAAAAAGAATACTTGTAA
- a CDS encoding GNAT family N-acetyltransferase: MYQYFNGLVIREGTEGVPAESVETLFTDAGWARNTPDWQKEKFSLIFENSTWAYTVWDSSRMIGMVRVISDKIMAATIMDLVVLTEYRGKGIGKKLVELCVQKLPHGDWFAHTSADNFSFYEKCGFEVKDLSQNGTCVYYGYIQARKEGHR, encoded by the coding sequence ATGTACCAATATTTTAACGGCTTAGTCATCCGGGAAGGGACAGAAGGAGTTCCAGCTGAAAGTGTAGAAACTCTTTTTACAGATGCAGGATGGGCGAGAAACACACCAGATTGGCAGAAAGAAAAGTTTTCATTAATATTTGAAAACTCCACCTGGGCTTATACTGTATGGGATTCTAGCCGAATGATTGGAATGGTTCGGGTTATTTCAGACAAAATAATGGCCGCTACTATAATGGATTTAGTCGTTTTAACCGAATATCGAGGAAAGGGGATCGGTAAAAAATTAGTTGAACTATGTGTACAAAAGCTTCCTCATGGAGATTGGTTCGCGCATACGTCCGCTGATAATTTCAGTTTCTATGAAAAGTGCGGATTTGAAGTCAAAGACTTGTCCCAAAATGGAACGTGCGTCTATTATGGATATATACAAGCCCGTAAAGAGGGGCATAGATAA